Part of the Benincasa hispida cultivar B227 chromosome 12, ASM972705v1, whole genome shotgun sequence genome is shown below.
AAAACAAGGATATCTATATAGCTTATTTGAAAGTTGGTTCTTTTTTAACTTAAGAAACTTGAAACAAATTGATCAGTGagaacatttttattttatttttaatttttaaagtcatttttgTCACGAAAAATTAACAGTTTTGGTTCAACTACTAACGGTGGAggtatttttgaactcttattaagttaagggtatttttgaaacgttTTGAAAGTTCggggatattttttaaacaaaactttaacTGTTTCCATCTAAAACTAACgacaacaatatttttgtactctttttgaaaatttaaggatatttttgaaacttttgaaatttcatgGACATTTTTTACATAAAGtataaagtttaagggtattttttataatttaaccttatatatatacatggaTAGAATTGTATGCAAATATAACTGCAACATAATGTTTGTACTTCGAAAATTCAAGCTTTATGTATTCTTTCTCTTGCGAGATTCAAGCTTTATACTCCACATTAGTTATACTTATACGGATAcatcaaagaaaaaaatgtataatgGTACTGTCAGCAATGATTTAATAAATTTCACTCgtgattaaattttttaatcatttcaaGTGATGAACAGAGTCTGAAACGACGGCGTTTTATGCATATAACCAAACCTACGAATGGTTCCTCTTCGTCTTATGGCTTAAGTTAAAAGAGAAATTTGTATAAATGACTCATTTTTTgtgtccaaaatgtcaaatgattcatttttaaaaagtaatgtCTCTCTACTGACATCATcgccataccaaattacgtaaattgcTCTTATCTCTTCGTCTTCTTACCTTTTTATAtcaaccaaaactaaaaactcttcattcaaatttccCAAGGCTAATGGCTTCGTattgctcataaactaaaaactcttTAGAATCCATCATTTTGACTTGCAAACGATTCCACTACCGCCGACAAATCAAATCTGATCAGTAAATCTTTCAATTTGTGCCTAAAAATTGATCGGTAATGGGACTTTGTAGATCGTTCTAGGTTTAGAAATACTGTGAACCTATGGCGATGATGTCAGCAAatggtcaattgacattattttttaaaattagatcaGACattttagacaaaaaaaaatgggtcatccgtacaaatttctcGGAGTTAAAACCATACAAAAGAGAgccaaaaaaaatttcttctgaTGTTGAAACGAAACCTCCATTTTGCCCTCACCAGGCCCTGTCTTTCCCGCAAAAACGAGCGGCCATCTTTTCAAACCATAGAAAATCTGAGTCGCTATCTTCGAGAATGCAACGATTTGATGTCTTCGATCTCAACTCACTCCATAGCTCTAAAGCTTGGATTCCTAAACTATACTGTCCCCGTCAACCATCTCATCAATTGCTATGTCAGATTCCGAAATGTTGCAACCGCACACCAACTGTTCGACGAAATGCCCAACCCAAATGTTGTGTCATGGACCTCACTCATGGCTGGTTACGTCAACAACGGTAGGCCGACCACCGCTCTTTTGTTGTTCAGGGCAATGTCGAGAAGTCCGATTGTTCCCAACGACTTCACTTTCACCACAGCGATTAAGGCCTGTTCGATCCTTTCGAATTTAAGACATGGCGAAAAGTTACATGCCCATGTTGAGATTTTTGGTTATGGAGGTAATGTTGTGGTTTGTTCTTCTCTTATTGATATGTATGGGAAGTGTAATGATGTCGTTAGAGCTAGGAGTGTCTTTAATTCCATGTCTTGTAAGAATATTGTTTCTTGGACTTCAATGATTGCTGCTTATGCTCAGAATGCTTATGGCGACGATGCGTTAAAAGTATTTAGGGAATTCAGTAGTTGGAGTTCTGAACATCCAAATCCTCACATGTTAGCTAGTGTGATTAGTGCTTGTGCAAGCTTGGGTAGGCTGATTTCGGGAAAAGTTATGCACGGTGCAGCGGTTCGTCTTGGCTCTGATTCGAGCAACGTAGTTGCAAGTGTGTTGGTTGATATGTATGCTAAATGTGGGAATCTTGAGTATTCTGATAAGGTCTTTAACAGAATTTCAAACCCTTCTGTTATTCCTTATACTTCAATGATTGTGAGCACAGCAAAATATGGATTTGGGAGAAAGTCTCTTCAACTCTTTGAAGAAATGGTGAGAAAAGGATTGAAACCTAATCATATCACTTTTGTTGGAGTTTTGCATGCTTGTAGCCATTCAGGACTCCCTAATGAGGGATTGGATTATTTGACATCCATGTATGAGAAATATGGGATAATGCCTGAGATTAAGCATTATACGTGTGTTGTCGACATGTTAGCTCGAGCTGGGCAGCTAGATAAAGCCTACGAATTAGCAAAATCGATGGAGGTAGTGTCCGATGACAAGGCACTGTTGTGGGGAGCATTGCTTTCAGCTAGTAGGTGTCATGGCAGGGTAGATATTGCAGCTGAAGCTTGTAAGCAACTGGTGAATTCCAATGAACAAGTCGCCGGTGCATACGTCACTTTGTCGAATGCCTATGCGTTAGCTGGAGATATGGAGAAGGCTCAAAGACTCCGAGTTGAGATGAAACATACCGGAGTTCAGAAAGAACCAGGCTGCAGTTGGATCGAGATAAAAGATTCGAGTTATGTATTCTATGCCGGGGAAATAACGTCGTCCCCACGAGGTGATGAAGTGTTGTGTTTACTGCGAGAGTTGGACCGGAAAATGAATGATCGAGGTTATGTAAGAGGAAGCAGAGGGTTGGCGTTTGTTGATATAGAAGAGgaggcagaagaagaaaaggtTTGGTTGCACAGTGAAAGATTGGCATTGGGATTTGGTTTGATTAGCATTCCAAAAGGACTCATTATAAGAATAATGAAGAACTTGAGAATGTGCAGTGATTGTCATGAGGCTTTCAAGCTTATAAGTGAGATTGTGGAGAGAGAGTTTGTAGTTAGAGACATCAACAGATTTCATCATTTCAAAAATGGTTGTTGTACTTGTAATGGTTTCTGGTAATTTCTTAGTAACATAGTGAATCATTGAAATCCCAAATCCAAATTTGTTGACAAAATCTTTCTGTTTTTTAACAACAAAAACTTGTAAATCACTGTAATTACTTGATGAATGAAGTTTAGTCTCTCACCTTCGAATCTATTTAGTCTCTAGACCTTAGAAAATATTCGTTGTCCCTGAATATTCAGGTTTATTTTGaccttgaatttttaaaaagtctAATATGTTTCTTAACTTGATCAttgaaattttagttttgtGTTTGATAGATCTTTaaccaatttgattttttttatttaattcatgaaCCTATTAGACAATATTAAAGGATTGTTTATGGCGCTGAGTTGTAATAGAGTGTCAAGAGTTCTTATGTCTGTATTTGGGATGCATAGTTGAGTTCATGTCtcttatgattactatttttgttttgaaatttttttattcaatactTCTAACTATCTTTGCtggaataaaatatggattgcaattttttaactttaatttttatttttttttaaataatgaataaCAATTGACCCACTacatttcatgcaaaaaaaaaaaaagttaaataaaatgagaaaccaaagagaaattaaaacttttggttcctaatttttctccatgaatttcatcatcatcttctttttgtttttctcctGTTGCTCTGTATTTTTACTccatcataatttttttaattgaatctctcTCATCATCTTATCAACCAATGGAATGCCATCACATTTattcaacaatttcactttcaatttctccaaatttggaggattattagagaataaaatcttcattttcactaattcttgctagAAATTGTTCCAAGAAAAAATCTCtattttctgattttttttttttttttttgttatatgtttcaTACTTTTCAACTGCGTATATACGtttctaaatattcttaacactcatttgatatatgaattcaattaaataaaaatatattttacaaatttcttcatataaatattgcacttattGTAGACAAAGTACTATTAATTACATGTCAGCAACCCTACACATAGTTTAATAGTCATCAGTCTTGTAATAGTAAAAaatcgaagttgattatcaaagataaattttattagAGTTTGAAGTCGAAGATGATTGTCAAAGCCTGAAGTTGGTTGCATGAAGGtagtattggagttggttgtcgaagtttgtcaccaaaggtggttgtcgaaacCTGGAGTTGGTCGACTAAGTTGCTCAGTCGAAGGTGGTCATCAAAGTTGATTATTGAAAGTGATTTTCATCGGAGTTTGTAGTctgaggtggttgtcggagtcaaTCATCAAAGTTTGTTGTCAGAGGTGGTTGCCAGCCTGAaattggtcatcgaagttggtTGTGCAAAGGTGGTCGTTGAAGTTGGTTGTgcaaaggtggttgtcagaaTTAGGTCACCGGAGTTGTCATCACAAATGATGGTCAGAGCCTAGAATTAGTTGTCGAAGTTGGCTGCGCTAAGGTGGTCGATGGAGTTGATCATCAGAATTGTCATGGAACGTGATTGTCAAAACTCGAAATTGATCGCCAAAATTGTCACTCGAAGATAGTTACCGGAGCGGTTTCCGAAGTGTGACAACGATAATGAGTTAGTAAAATATAGAacccaccaacatttaaagctTGTGGGCCAAACATTGAGGTATATTATacaaactcaactcaattcatgTTGATGAGCTAAACACATCTAAAAATTTAAAggtttattagatataaaattatatttaatactTCATACATCAATATGTTTAAAATTCTCAAGTAATAAGTTTAAGAAATCAAAAGTTAAATAACTTTTAggacatttttaaagtttaaactattttaaatctaatcatttttttttcttttcttgaaaTAGCTCTAGACAATTAAAATTTCGAACCTTTTGTGGCGTAAAATAAAAGGCATCGTTGAGTTGTTTTCTCAAAATCACAAGTTTATCAACAATGAATTCAATCTGTACTCATGACATAAAGTTAATTGGTCTAAAAACAATCTCCCAAACAAAACTCAACTTCcaaatagacagagaaggggCTTCAGAATAGCTAGTATATATAAATGTAATTACTGGATAAATACTTCATTATGGTTGCCAAATGAATAGAAAGTTATTATTTGAACACTTG
Proteins encoded:
- the LOC120067800 gene encoding pentatricopeptide repeat-containing protein At4g15720 isoform X1; protein product: MLKRNLHFALTRPCLSRKNERPSFQTIENLSRYLRECNDLMSSISTHSIALKLGFLNYTVPVNHLINCYVRFRNVATAHQLFDEMPNPNVVSWTSLMAGYVNNGRPTTALLLFRAMSRSPIVPNDFTFTTAIKACSILSNLRHGEKLHAHVEIFGYGGNVVVCSSLIDMYGKCNDVVRARSVFNSMSCKNIVSWTSMIAAYAQNAYGDDALKVFREFSSWSSEHPNPHMLASVISACASLGRLISGKVMHGAAVRLGSDSSNVVASVLVDMYAKCGNLEYSDKVFNRISNPSVIPYTSMIVSTAKYGFGRKSLQLFEEMVRKGLKPNHITFVGVLHACSHSGLPNEGLDYLTSMYEKYGIMPEIKHYTCVVDMLARAGQLDKAYELAKSMEVVSDDKALLWGALLSASRCHGRVDIAAEACKQLVNSNEQVAGAYVTLSNAYALAGDMEKAQRLRVEMKHTGVQKEPGCSWIEIKDSSYVFYAGEITSSPRGDEVLCLLRELDRKMNDRGYVRGSRGLAFVDIEEEAEEEKVWLHSERLALGFGLISIPKGLIIRIMKNLRMCSDCHEAFKLISEIVEREFVVRDINRFHHFKNGCCTCNGFW
- the LOC120067800 gene encoding pentatricopeptide repeat-containing protein At4g15720 isoform X2, with translation MAKSYMPMLRFLVMENAYGDDALKVFREFSSWSSEHPNPHMLASVISACASLGRLISGKVMHGAAVRLGSDSSNVVASVLVDMYAKCGNLEYSDKVFNRISNPSVIPYTSMIVSTAKYGFGRKSLQLFEEMVRKGLKPNHITFVGVLHACSHSGLPNEGLDYLTSMYEKYGIMPEIKHYTCVVDMLARAGQLDKAYELAKSMEVVSDDKALLWGALLSASRCHGRVDIAAEACKQLVNSNEQVAGAYVTLSNAYALAGDMEKAQRLRVEMKHTGVQKEPGCSWIEIKDSSYVFYAGEITSSPRGDEVLCLLRELDRKMNDRGYVRGSRGLAFVDIEEEAEEEKVWLHSERLALGFGLISIPKGLIIRIMKNLRMCSDCHEAFKLISEIVEREFVVRDINRFHHFKNGCCTCNGFW